The Candidatus Koribacter versatilis Ellin345 genome has a segment encoding these proteins:
- the hisI gene encoding phosphoribosyl-AMP cyclohydrolase, whose amino-acid sequence MQIDFDKMQGLVPAIVQDAANLEVLMVGFMNREAYEKTLATGYVTFYSRTRNTLWTKGETSGNRLRVIDAATDCDRDTVLVKVAVEGDGLVCHTGTRSCFTETLAVPGASR is encoded by the coding sequence ATGCAGATCGATTTCGACAAGATGCAGGGATTGGTGCCGGCCATTGTGCAGGACGCCGCCAACCTCGAGGTCCTCATGGTAGGGTTCATGAACCGTGAGGCGTATGAAAAGACACTGGCGACGGGCTACGTCACCTTTTACAGCCGAACCCGGAACACGCTTTGGACGAAAGGCGAAACGTCGGGGAACCGGCTGCGCGTGATTGATGCCGCAACCGATTGCGACCGCGACACGGTGCTGGTGAAGGTAGCGGTAGAGGGCGACGGCCTGGTGTGCCACACGGGAACAAGGTCATGCTTCACCGAGACGTTGGCGGTTCCGGGAGCTTCGCGATGA
- the hisG gene encoding ATP phosphoribosyltransferase, which translates to MKLRLGIPKGSLQEATIALFLRAGLTVHTSTRSYTATTDDAEVECMLIRAQEMARYVSKGVLDAGITGMDWVVESGLEVEAVSSLNYSKQSRGNVRWVLAVPEDSPYQRAEDLAGKVIATELVNVTSRYFAARGVPVKIEFSWGATEIKPPTLADAIVEVTETGSSLRANRLRIIDEVMPSSTQLIANVSAMQDDFKRKKVENLALMLEGAIAAQGRVGLMLNVRKGDLANALAVLPALNSPTISPLNDGEWVAVNTIIEETAAWTIIPRLKAANATGIVEYPLNKVVL; encoded by the coding sequence ATGAAACTTCGACTGGGGATTCCGAAAGGGAGTTTGCAGGAGGCAACGATCGCCCTGTTCCTGCGCGCCGGGTTGACGGTGCACACGAGTACCCGCTCTTATACGGCCACCACTGATGACGCCGAAGTGGAGTGCATGCTGATTCGGGCGCAAGAGATGGCGCGGTATGTATCGAAGGGCGTGCTGGATGCCGGCATCACCGGGATGGACTGGGTGGTGGAGAGCGGCCTGGAAGTCGAGGCAGTCTCGAGTTTGAACTATTCGAAGCAGAGCCGCGGTAACGTGCGCTGGGTGCTGGCAGTGCCGGAAGACTCGCCGTACCAGCGGGCGGAAGACTTGGCGGGCAAGGTCATTGCGACGGAGTTGGTAAATGTCACGAGCCGATATTTTGCCGCGCGAGGCGTACCGGTGAAGATCGAATTCTCGTGGGGTGCGACGGAGATCAAACCGCCGACACTGGCAGATGCGATCGTCGAAGTGACGGAAACCGGCAGTTCGCTGCGCGCCAATCGGCTGCGGATTATTGATGAGGTGATGCCGTCGAGCACGCAACTGATTGCGAATGTCTCGGCGATGCAGGACGACTTCAAGCGAAAGAAGGTTGAGAACCTCGCGCTGATGCTGGAGGGCGCGATCGCGGCGCAGGGACGCGTGGGATTGATGCTGAACGTGCGCAAGGGCGATTTGGCGAACGCGTTAGCCGTGTTGCCCGCGCTGAATTCGCCGACGATATCGCCGTTGAACGATGGTGAGTGGGTGGCGGTGAATACGATCATCGAGGAAACCGCCGCGTGGACGATCATTCCTCGACTGAAGGCGGCGAATGCGACGGGGATCGTGGAGTATCCCTTGAACAAGGTGGTGCTGTGA